Within Dysgonomonas mossii, the genomic segment GAGGAAATGGCACTGAATTTTTGTTTCATGGATCAATTGTGCCATTCTACATCAATAGATGCTCTGATGTGTCTGTTTCGGGTATTAATATCGATTACAATACTTCATTTATACTCGAAGGTAAGGTTGTGGCAAACAATCCGATCAACAAAAGTATCGATATAAAATTAAGGGGAGATATCAAATATGAAGTAAAAGGAACACGAATGTTTTACAACGGTTACGACTGGTCTCAACCATTAGGGCAAAATATTGTTTTCGACCCAACAACAAACGCTCCCTACTACTATACATCTAAATACCTACATCTCGACTGGAAAAGAGAACTCATAGCGCAGGATTTGGGCAATCATACTATCCGTCTCTCTGGTTTTGATGCGGTCGAAGTACCACCGATTGGTTCAATCTACATAGATAAAGGCCCATACAAGAAAAACAGAATAGTGCCGGGCATAATATTGCATTCATCGTCTGCCATCAACTTATCCAACATAAATATTTATATGGCAGGAGCAATGGCTCTCATTGGAGAGAATACTGAAAATGTGACTCTGAAAAAATTCAATGTAAAATTGCGTGAAGGCTCGGGGCGTTATATATCAGCATCGGCTGATGCTACGCACTTTGTGAATTGCCGTGGAACCATCCGGTTCGACGATTGCATCTTCGAGAACATGCTGGATGATGCTACCAATGTGCATGGAACATATATGATCGTAAACGAATTTCTGTCGGATGATTGCATTGCCCTACAATTCGGACACTTGCAGCAAGAAGGATTCTCATTTGCTTCAATCGGCGACACGCTACAATTGGTGGATCGTACGAGTCTATTACCGGTGAGCCGATTCGTTGTAAAGGAAGTAAACATTATAAATGATGACTATTGGACAATCCGATCTGAAACGCCATTGCCCTCAGTCGGCAAATCTATGCATCTGGCCGTAGAAAATCTAACAAATACAGCATCTTTAGTGATGCAACGCTGTACAGTGAAAAATAACAGGGCGCGGAGCATATTAATATCTACGCCAAAACCGGTTTTGATAGAAGACAACTATTTTGATTCGATGATGGCAGGAATCCTTATTGCGGGCGATGCCAACTCTTGGTTCGAATCGGGATATGTAACTGATGTCGTCATCCGAAACAATACATTCGTGAATATGGGCAAAGGTGGTGAAGCGCCACAATCCGTATTGCAAATTTCGCCGGAAATACCCAAGTCCGAAAGATCTAAAGGCTACTATCATGGAAAAATTGTATTCGAGAACAATCTGATAAAAACATTCGATTCGCAGGTCATATATGCCCTGAGTGCGAACGAACTTATAATAAAAAACAATAAGTTTGTAGAAACTAATGATTACAAACCGATCTTTGAAGGTTTATCATTTATAGACGTTCAAAACTGTAATAGTGTATCTATTGAAGGCAATTCATTCGAAGGTAATCGAGATGTAGAGGTAAGTGCTTCGGAATGTAAAAACGTTGTTCTGAAGAAGCAAAAAGGTTTCAAAAAAGATATTGTGAATAAACCCAATAGGTTCTTTTACCAACAATAATAACTAATTATGAAGAAAACCATATATACAATCACGATTGCTGCTTTAATATTATTTTCGGCATGCTCAACTAAATCTGTAACTAACAAACATTTCACCCCCGGCGCAATATGGTTGGACAACAACAATATACATATCAATGCGCACGGAGGAGGTATTCTATTCGATAATGGTGTATATTATTGGTTTGGAGAGCATAAAACCGAAGGAGAAAATGGCAATTTGGCTAATGTAGGAGTACATTGTTATTCATCTACGGATTTGTATAATTGGACAGACGAGGGCATAGCTTTGGCTGTAATGCCTTCCTCGTCGGGTAGTGATATAGAGGAAGGTTGTATTCTCGAAAGACCCAAAGTAATAAAAAACAAAAAGACAGGAAAATATATAATGTGGTTTCATCTCGAGCCTAAAGGAAAAGGATATAAAGGTGCTCTGAGTGGTGTTGCTATAAGCGATAATGCAACAGGGCCGTATATTTATATAAAAGCTGTGCGCCCTAATGCGTCTCATTATCCATTCAATGCTTTGGATATGCATAAATTGGATAGTCCAGCTCTCAATCTGAGTTTCGATGGGGGAAGCTTACCCGGAAATGTAGATACGCTCAATATATTAGGAAGAGATATGAAAGAAGGACAGATGGCTCGCGATATGACTTTATTTGTTGACGATGACGGTAAAGCCTATCATATCTACTCTTCTGAAGAAAACAGCACTTTACATATTGCCGAGCTCTCGGATGATTATTTGTCTCATACAGGCAAATATGGAAGATTCTTTTCTGGACACTTCATGGAGGCTCCGGCAATGTTCAAGCACAAAGGCAAATATTATCTGATGATGTCGGGATGCACCGGTTGGAACCCCAATCAAGCACGTTCGGCCGTATCGGACAATATATTCGGAGAATGGAAGGAATTGGGAGATCCCTGTATAGGAGATACAACACAAACGACCTTTCATTCGCAAAGCACCTATATTCTACCAGTTCAGGGTAAGCCTGACACCTATATCTATATGGGTGATAGATGGAATCCAAAAAATGCGATAGATGGAAGATATATATGGTTACCCATTACATTTGAGGGAGACCGTTTCACGATCAGATGGAATGATAAATGGAAAATAGAAGAGTAATGAAATACCTATATCAAGTTTTTATAGTTGCCTTATTGCAGTTGGCATTACCGCAAACAATAGATGCTCAGGACAAAATAAAGATTGGAGTACTGACAAATGGAGAAGGCTGTAATATTAATTGGACAACCTACTTGCCCAAATTTGATATAGTTGATGCCAGCGTCAAAAGTTTCCTTGTTAGTCAACAAGGCTGGGAATTGGACAGAAGGCTTCTGCGAGAGAAACCAGAATTCTGTATTCTATACGGGGGACTGCCTGATATACTTTTGCAGCTTTCGGTGAAAGATATATTGGGAGCATACAAATATTTATGCTCTGAGATGATAAAGAACAATATTAAGCCAATTATAATAGCTACGCTTCCTGTAAGAAATCATGTAGCTATCAACTCCTCTATATATCAACTGAACAGAGAATTACAATCTTATGCAGCGCAAAACGAAATATACTATTATTCGGCAGACAAGGGGCTGGCTCATGAAGGAGAATTACTCCCGGAAATTTCGAATGATGGATTTATGCTTAATAATAGTGGTCTCTCACTATTCGCTAATAATATAGCTTCATTTATAGATGATGTTATTGCTCTGAAAGAAAACAGGCTTATTCCTCTGTCTACCGCACACAACCTAACCAGTAGTGCTATTGACAATATAATGAAAAACTCTCAATCAGAAATAAAAATTGTGATGCTGGGAAATTCCCTTACAGCAGGCGGAGGAAATTGGAATGCCCGACTGAATAGAAACGATACTCATAATGCTGGTCAAGGAGGATATACAACAGGACAGATGCTATGGCATATGGATAGAACTGTTATTAATACGCACCCCAAAATATGTTTTGTGATGGCAGGCATAAATGATTTGTTCAACAATATAGCACCCGATGTTATATATCAAAATCAAATACAGATCATTAATAACTTAATAAAAAGCGGAATAAAACCTGTGATACTACCAACGCTTTATACACACAATAATCCATCTTTAGCTCAAAAGATAGATTATATCAACAACAGGATAGTTAGCTATTGCGAAAAAGAGGATATTGATGTAATCAATTTGAATCCTATCTTAGCTTCAGAACAAAGCCTAAAGGCTGAATATACAACAGACGGCACACATCTCACCGAAGCTGCATATCTCATATGGACAAAAGAGTTGTTACGCTATCTTGCAATCAAAGGCATAAAGTAATTGTAAAACATCATTAGCTAATAAAAGTTTCAATAGTTCTTCTCCTTTGACTATATTTATGTCAAACAGAGGAAGTACATCTAATCGCTTCATGGTTTATTTTTTTATCTTATTTACTGCTATTAAAGTTTTGTAGCCGATAATATTTTCAAAATCTTTTCCGAGCATAATCATACCACCTTTAGTACCAATAAAGAAGATCGCAACCATATCGGCTCTGCTGAACAAGTCAAAATAATAGCTAATTTTGTAAGAATAATAAAAACATTGAAACCCGAAATACGTTATTTCTGTGATCCTGTTATGGGTGATATTGACAAACGGCAGTACATGGGATCGGATGTTCCGAAATAGACAAACAGTACTGAAAGCGATAAATTATAATTCCAGTTCGGAAATAAAACCATTTGACATTAGATAAAAAAGGATTAGAGACATATGTGTAAAATAAAATTTATTCGTACTGTAGGGCTTCTTGTTATAAAAAATGACAAGCTGCTCCTAGCATATAGTAATAATAAAAGAGCATGGTATTTGCCCGGAGGAAAAATTGAGACTGATGAATTACCTCAACAATCTTTAGTGAGAGAAATATGGGAAGAATTAACTCTCAAAATAGATGTTAAGTTGCTAAAATTCTATTGCCATATTACTGCGCCCGCATATGGTGAAGAGGAAAATCTGATAATGGAGCAAGATTGTTATTTATACGAACTGCACGAAAATATATCGCCGAATAATGAGATCGGAGCTATTAAGTTTTTTGATAGTTATAGCTATGAACAGGAACCTGCACAAGTTATAGGTGTACTTCAGATATTTAAAAGACTAAAGGCTGATGGATTAGTAATCTAAAGAGAGGTTCCTGACAGAAAATATTGTTCTTATAAAGAGATAAATTTACTAAATACAATATATTCTAATCGACAGCCTCACACTTCTCTCTGACTACGGTATGTCCCCAGTTGTTTATAGCTTCGAGAGCAGGCACGAAGGTATGTCCAAATGGAGTGAGTTTGTATATAACTTTTATTGGAGGCTTTTCTCCATATACAGTTCTTGATATCAATCCCACTTCTTCCAGTTGTTTCAATTGGAGGCTCAATGTCATCTCGGTTATATCCGGCATTTCCTTTCGCAATTGGCTATAACGCTTTTCTCCATCTTTTAAATAATATAATATCACTACTTTCCACTTTCCTCCAATCATATCCATTGCCAAACTGACTGTGCAATGATACATTTTTCCATTAAATTCAATATTCTTTGCCATATATCCAACCTATCCATTATGATAGTTATTGCAAAGATAAATTACTATAATTAGTTTTGCAACTAAAATTATTATAGTATGGCATTACTTATTTTAGCTCATCCCAATTTTAATAAATCGATAGCAAATAAAACTATTGTAGAACGATTGCAAAAAAGTAATTTGGATATAGAAATTCGAAACTTGCACGCTCTTTATCCTGACTTTAGTATTGATGTGCAAGCCGAACAGGACGCTTTGTTGAGGCACAATACAGTCGTGTTTCAGTATCCATTTTACTGGTACAATATGCCTGCAATCTTAAAGCAGTGGTTTGACTATGTATTTGTTCATCAGTTTGCTTATGGTTCACAAGGTGACAAACTAAAAGGCAAGAATTTTGTACCGAGTTTTACCGTAGGTGCATTTGAAGACCAGTATAGAACACTTGAAAAGCATCATTTTCGGGTTTTAGAATTTTGTAAAAATATGGAACAGACAGCATATTTTGCACAAATGAATTACATTGACCCTGTATATTTTCATGGAACATCCGGTGTGTCCGGTTATGGTGAGTATGAAATAAAAGACAGGGCTGAAAGACATGCTGAAAAACTAATATCTCTATTATCTGAAATACAGTAAAAAAGTTTAGCAACTATATGCAAAATAGAGAATGACTCTTGTCAGGTCTATTGCTTAAATCACATCTCATAGTGTAATAGAAAGCAAGTCAAGTAAGAGATATAAAGCTTCAATTATTATTATAGAAAAAGTAATTAAAAATAATCAGAAAAATACGGTTGATTATCTGGTATTATTTGTTCTAGGACTTCAACGATATCATTATCTGCCT encodes:
- a CDS encoding glycoside hydrolase family 43 protein, whose protein sequence is MKKTIYTITIAALILFSACSTKSVTNKHFTPGAIWLDNNNIHINAHGGGILFDNGVYYWFGEHKTEGENGNLANVGVHCYSSTDLYNWTDEGIALAVMPSSSGSDIEEGCILERPKVIKNKKTGKYIMWFHLEPKGKGYKGALSGVAISDNATGPYIYIKAVRPNASHYPFNALDMHKLDSPALNLSFDGGSLPGNVDTLNILGRDMKEGQMARDMTLFVDDDGKAYHIYSSEENSTLHIAELSDDYLSHTGKYGRFFSGHFMEAPAMFKHKGKYYLMMSGCTGWNPNQARSAVSDNIFGEWKELGDPCIGDTTQTTFHSQSTYILPVQGKPDTYIYMGDRWNPKNAIDGRYIWLPITFEGDRFTIRWNDKWKIEE
- a CDS encoding winged helix-turn-helix transcriptional regulator, which translates into the protein MAKNIEFNGKMYHCTVSLAMDMIGGKWKVVILYYLKDGEKRYSQLRKEMPDITEMTLSLQLKQLEEVGLISRTVYGEKPPIKVIYKLTPFGHTFVPALEAINNWGHTVVREKCEAVD
- a CDS encoding right-handed parallel beta-helix repeat-containing protein, giving the protein MNKVLALIIYVCASLAASCSQRVTVVKIPLDGRNDYTYIVLEVLQQNKTGNLLLEFEKGVYNFYPEKAKGMFVSVSNNDNGYKKIAFYLNEMKNVEIRGNGTEFLFHGSIVPFYINRCSDVSVSGINIDYNTSFILEGKVVANNPINKSIDIKLRGDIKYEVKGTRMFYNGYDWSQPLGQNIVFDPTTNAPYYYTSKYLHLDWKRELIAQDLGNHTIRLSGFDAVEVPPIGSIYIDKGPYKKNRIVPGIILHSSSAINLSNINIYMAGAMALIGENTENVTLKKFNVKLREGSGRYISASADATHFVNCRGTIRFDDCIFENMLDDATNVHGTYMIVNEFLSDDCIALQFGHLQQEGFSFASIGDTLQLVDRTSLLPVSRFVVKEVNIINDDYWTIRSETPLPSVGKSMHLAVENLTNTASLVMQRCTVKNNRARSILISTPKPVLIEDNYFDSMMAGILIAGDANSWFESGYVTDVVIRNNTFVNMGKGGEAPQSVLQISPEIPKSERSKGYYHGKIVFENNLIKTFDSQVIYALSANELIIKNNKFVETNDYKPIFEGLSFIDVQNCNSVSIEGNSFEGNRDVEVSASECKNVVLKKQKGFKKDIVNKPNRFFYQQ
- a CDS encoding GDSL-type esterase/lipase family protein translates to MKYLYQVFIVALLQLALPQTIDAQDKIKIGVLTNGEGCNINWTTYLPKFDIVDASVKSFLVSQQGWELDRRLLREKPEFCILYGGLPDILLQLSVKDILGAYKYLCSEMIKNNIKPIIIATLPVRNHVAINSSIYQLNRELQSYAAQNEIYYYSADKGLAHEGELLPEISNDGFMLNNSGLSLFANNIASFIDDVIALKENRLIPLSTAHNLTSSAIDNIMKNSQSEIKIVMLGNSLTAGGGNWNARLNRNDTHNAGQGGYTTGQMLWHMDRTVINTHPKICFVMAGINDLFNNIAPDVIYQNQIQIINNLIKSGIKPVILPTLYTHNNPSLAQKIDYINNRIVSYCEKEDIDVINLNPILASEQSLKAEYTTDGTHLTEAAYLIWTKELLRYLAIKGIK
- a CDS encoding NUDIX hydrolase; the protein is MCKIKFIRTVGLLVIKNDKLLLAYSNNKRAWYLPGGKIETDELPQQSLVREIWEELTLKIDVKLLKFYCHITAPAYGEEENLIMEQDCYLYELHENISPNNEIGAIKFFDSYSYEQEPAQVIGVLQIFKRLKADGLVI
- a CDS encoding NAD(P)H-dependent oxidoreductase, giving the protein MALLILAHPNFNKSIANKTIVERLQKSNLDIEIRNLHALYPDFSIDVQAEQDALLRHNTVVFQYPFYWYNMPAILKQWFDYVFVHQFAYGSQGDKLKGKNFVPSFTVGAFEDQYRTLEKHHFRVLEFCKNMEQTAYFAQMNYIDPVYFHGTSGVSGYGEYEIKDRAERHAEKLISLLSEIQ